A stretch of the Chelonoidis abingdonii isolate Lonesome George chromosome 11, CheloAbing_2.0, whole genome shotgun sequence genome encodes the following:
- the LOC116821156 gene encoding perilipin-3-like isoform X2: MASSDPSAASPKDEEQENIANRVANLPFVSSAYDMVSTAYTSTKESHPYVKSVCDMAEKGMKSMAAAVVSGAQPILSKLEPQISTANEYACRGLDKLEEKLPILQEPTDKIISNTKGLVTATVTGAKDAVSNTMTGMMDMTKGAVQGSVELTRSAVTSGVNTVMGSAVGQMVVSSMGAVLGKSEELVDHYLPMTDEELAKLATPVEGFEMASVEQQKQQQSYFVRLGSLSTKLRQRAYQHSLGKLRHARQSTQEALSQLHQTIELIEHTKQGVDQKLRDGQEKLHQMWLDWSQKQASQSKEMDSVQPEVEEQALVMSRSLTHQLQTTCLTLVSSLQGLPADLQDKAQLVRHHVDELRASFSAAGSFHDLTGSVLAQSRERVTKARKLLDELMDHVVHNVPLSWLVEPFAPSGKQQEEVEMEQCPAD; the protein is encoded by the exons ATGGCTTCTAGTGACCCCAGTGCTGCTTCTCCAAAGGATGAGGAGCAGGAG AACATAGCAAACCGGGTGGCCAACCTGCCCTTCGTCAGCTCTGCCTATGACATGGTCTCCACAGCCTACACCTCCACCAAAGAGAGCCATCCCTACGTCAAATCTGTCTGTGATATGGCAGAGAAAGGCATGAAGAGCATGGCTGCGGCTGTGGTCAGTGGCGCCCAGCCAATCCTGAGCAAACTTGAGCCGCAGA TCTCTACAGCAAATGAGTATgcatgcagggggctggacaagCTGGAGGAGAAGCTGCCAATCCTTCAAGAGCCAACAGACAAG ATCATCTCCAATACCAAAGGCCTGGTGACTGCCACGGTGACTGGGGCAAAAGATGCCGTGAGCAACACCATGACCGGGATGATGGATATGACCAAAGGGGCTGTCCAGGGGAGTGTGGAGTTGACCAGATCAGCAGTGACCAGTGGTGTGAACACAGTCATGGGCTCAGCGGTGGGCCAGATGGTGGTGAGCAGCATGGGTGCAGTGCTGGGCAAGTCAGAAGAGCTGGTGGATCACTACCTTCCTATGACTGATGAGGAACTAG CTAAACTGGCCACGCCTGTGGAAGGCTTCGAAATGGCATCtgtggagcagcagaagcagcagcagagttacTTCGTGCGCCTGGGGTCCCTGTCCACCAAGCTCCGCCAGCGAGCCTACCAGCACTCCCTGGGCAAGCTGAGGCATGCCCGGCAGAGCACCCAAGAGGCTCTGTCCCAGCTCCACCAAACAATAGAACTG ATTGAGCACACCAAGCAGGGTGTTGATCAGAAGCTCCGTGATGGCCAGGAGAAGCTGCACCAGATGTGGTTGGATTGGAGCCAAAAGCAGGCAAGTCAGAGTAAGGAGATGGACTCTGTGCAGCCAGAGGTAG AAGAGCAGGCACTGGTCATGTCCCGCAGCCTCACCCATCAACTGCAGACCACCTGCCTGACTCTGGTGTCCAGCCTGCAAGGCCTCCCTGCTGACCTCCAGGACAAGGCGCAACTGGTTCGTCACCATGTCGATGAACTACGTGCTTCATTCTCCGCTGCTGGCTCCTTCCATGATTTGACTGGCAGCGTCTTGGCCCAGAGCCGTGAACGAGTGACCAAGGCGCGCAAGCTGTTGGATGAGCTGATGGATCATGTGGTGCATAATGTCCCCCTTTCTTGGCTAGTGGAACcctttgccccatcaggcaaGCAGCAGGAGGAAGTGGAGATGGAGCAGTGTCCTGCAGATTGA
- the LOC116821156 gene encoding perilipin-3-like isoform X1 yields the protein MASSDPSAASPKDEEQENIANRVANLPFVSSAYDMVSTAYTSTKESHPYVKSVCDMAEKGMKSMAAAVVSGAQPILSKLEPQISTANEYACRGLDKLEEKLPILQEPTDKIISNTKGLVTATVTGAKDAVSNTMTGMMDMTKGAVQGSVELTRSAVTSGVNTVMGSAVGQMVVSSMGAVLGKSEELVDHYLPMTDEELAKLATPVEGFEMASVEQQKQQQSYFVRLGSLSTKLRQRAYQHSLGKLRHARQSTQEALSQLHQTIELIEHTKQGVDQKLRDGQEKLHQMWLDWSQKQASQSKEMDSVQPEQVEEQALVMSRSLTHQLQTTCLTLVSSLQGLPADLQDKAQLVRHHVDELRASFSAAGSFHDLTGSVLAQSRERVTKARKLLDELMDHVVHNVPLSWLVEPFAPSGKQQEEVEMEQCPAD from the exons ATGGCTTCTAGTGACCCCAGTGCTGCTTCTCCAAAGGATGAGGAGCAGGAG AACATAGCAAACCGGGTGGCCAACCTGCCCTTCGTCAGCTCTGCCTATGACATGGTCTCCACAGCCTACACCTCCACCAAAGAGAGCCATCCCTACGTCAAATCTGTCTGTGATATGGCAGAGAAAGGCATGAAGAGCATGGCTGCGGCTGTGGTCAGTGGCGCCCAGCCAATCCTGAGCAAACTTGAGCCGCAGA TCTCTACAGCAAATGAGTATgcatgcagggggctggacaagCTGGAGGAGAAGCTGCCAATCCTTCAAGAGCCAACAGACAAG ATCATCTCCAATACCAAAGGCCTGGTGACTGCCACGGTGACTGGGGCAAAAGATGCCGTGAGCAACACCATGACCGGGATGATGGATATGACCAAAGGGGCTGTCCAGGGGAGTGTGGAGTTGACCAGATCAGCAGTGACCAGTGGTGTGAACACAGTCATGGGCTCAGCGGTGGGCCAGATGGTGGTGAGCAGCATGGGTGCAGTGCTGGGCAAGTCAGAAGAGCTGGTGGATCACTACCTTCCTATGACTGATGAGGAACTAG CTAAACTGGCCACGCCTGTGGAAGGCTTCGAAATGGCATCtgtggagcagcagaagcagcagcagagttacTTCGTGCGCCTGGGGTCCCTGTCCACCAAGCTCCGCCAGCGAGCCTACCAGCACTCCCTGGGCAAGCTGAGGCATGCCCGGCAGAGCACCCAAGAGGCTCTGTCCCAGCTCCACCAAACAATAGAACTG ATTGAGCACACCAAGCAGGGTGTTGATCAGAAGCTCCGTGATGGCCAGGAGAAGCTGCACCAGATGTGGTTGGATTGGAGCCAAAAGCAGGCAAGTCAGAGTAAGGAGATGGACTCTGTGCAGCCAGAG CAGGTAGAAGAGCAGGCACTGGTCATGTCCCGCAGCCTCACCCATCAACTGCAGACCACCTGCCTGACTCTGGTGTCCAGCCTGCAAGGCCTCCCTGCTGACCTCCAGGACAAGGCGCAACTGGTTCGTCACCATGTCGATGAACTACGTGCTTCATTCTCCGCTGCTGGCTCCTTCCATGATTTGACTGGCAGCGTCTTGGCCCAGAGCCGTGAACGAGTGACCAAGGCGCGCAAGCTGTTGGATGAGCTGATGGATCATGTGGTGCATAATGTCCCCCTTTCTTGGCTAGTGGAACcctttgccccatcaggcaaGCAGCAGGAGGAAGTGGAGATGGAGCAGTGTCCTGCAGATTGA
- the LOC116821035 gene encoding perilipin-3-like: MSDFIMSSEENVASQTSTQSEDPEQHQQNVVSRVANLPLVSSTYDMVSTAYTSTKENHPYIKSVCDVAEKGVKTITAAAVGGAQPILTKLEPQIATVNEYACKGLDKLEEKLPILQQPTEKVVADTKELVSSTVTGARDAVSNTVNGAKDAVTGVVDMAKGAVQGSMEMTRSVVTSSMNTVMGSRMGQMVVTGVDAMLGKSEELVDHYLPMTDQELAKLATSVEGFEMASVEQQKQQQSYFVRLGSLSTKLRHRAYQHSLGKLRHARQSTQEALSQLHQTIELIEYVKQGVDQKLHDGQEKLHQMWLEWSRRQSEGKEDSDTAQPEVESRTLVMFRGITQQLQTTCLNLMTNVQGLPTSIQDKVRQLRHNVEELHASFSTAHSFQDLSGTVLTQSRERVAKARESMDELLDYVVQNAPLPWLVGPFAPRLVEIPEIPAAGKDVEEEAAGCTVQQGGDEKMDSTAQQASVRKEDP; encoded by the exons ATGTCTGATTTCATCATGTCTTCTGAGGAAAATGTTGCAAGCCAGACTTCCACCCAGAGTGAGGATCCAGAGCAGCATCAACAG AATGTTGTGAGCAGGGTGGCCAACCTGCCTCTGGTCAGCTCCACCTATGACATGGTCTCCACAGCCTACACCTCCACCAAAGAGAATCACCCCTACATCAAATCCGTCTGTGATGTGGCGGAGAAAGGCGTGAAGACCATCACCGCCGCGGCTGTCGGTGGCGCCCAGCCGATCCTGACCAAACTGGAGCCACAGA TTGCAACAGTGAACGAGTATGCATGCAAGGGGCTGGATAAACTGGAGGAGAAGCTGCCAATTCTTCAACAGCCAACTGAAAAG GTTGTGGCTGACACCAAGGAGCTGGTGTCTTCCACCGTGACCGGTGCTAGAGATGCTGTCTCCAACACAGTCAACGGAGCGAAGGATGCTGTGACAGGGGTGGTGGACATGGCCAAAGGAGCTGTCCAGGGAAGCATGGAGATGACCAGATCAGTGGTGACCAGCAGCATGAACACAGTCATGGGGTCCAGAATGGGCCAGATGGTGGTGACCGGAGTGGATGCCATGCTGGGGAAATCAGAAGAGCTGGTAGATCATTACCTCCCCATGACAGATCAAGAACTAG CTAAACTGGCCACATCTGTGGAAGGCTTTGAAATGGCATCtgtggagcagcagaagcagcagcagagttacTTTGTGCGCCTGGGGTCCCTGTCCACCAAGCTCCGCCACCGAGCCTACCAGCACTCCCTGGGCAAGCTGAGGCATGCCCGGCAGAGCACCCAAGAGGCTCTGTCCCAGCTCCACCAAACCATAGAACTG ATTGAATACGTAAAGCAGGGTGTGGACCAGAAGCTCCATGATGGCCAGGAGAAGCTACACCAGATgtggctggagtggagcaggaggCAGTCAGAGGGGAAAGAGGACTCTGACACTGCACAGCCAGAG GTGGAATCTCGGACACTAGTGATGTTCCGTGGCATCACCCAACAGCTGCAAACCACCTGCCTGAACCTAATGACCAATGTCCAAGGCCTCCCCACCAGCATCCAGGACAAGGTGCGGCAGCTCCGTCACAATGTTGAAGAGCTCCACGCATCCTTCTCCACTGCCCATTCCTTCCAAGATCTGTCCGGCACCGTCCTGACCCAGAGCCGGGAGAGGGTGGCCAAGGCCCGGGAGTCTATGGATGAGCTGCTGGACTACGTGGTGCAGAATGCTCCCCTGCCTTGGCTGGTTGGACCTTTCGCTCCCAGGCTGGTAGAGATCCCAGAAATTCCAGCTGCTGGAAAGgatgtggaggaggaagctgcaggTTGCACAGTTCAGCAAGGAGGAGATGAGAAGATGGACAGCACAGCCCAGCAAGCCTCTGTGCGAAAGGAGGACCCTTAG